In one Burkholderiales bacterium GJ-E10 genomic region, the following are encoded:
- a CDS encoding acetyacetyl-CoA reductase produces the protein MNKIAYVTGGCGGIGTAICRKLHDLGHTVIAGCGPNADGEGWLAAQRADGYRFTLSHADITDWDAAKAAFDRVHDEFGRVDILVNNAGITRDAVFRKMTLADWRAVIDTNLTGLFIVTKQVIDGMAERGWGRIVNISSINGQKGQFGQTNYSAAKAGVHGFTMALAQEMAGKGVTVNTVAPGYIATEMVMAIREDVRDKLVEAIPVKRLGRPEEIAAIVAWLAGDDAAFATGAIYPVNGGMHMQ, from the coding sequence ATGAACAAGATCGCCTACGTCACCGGCGGCTGCGGCGGCATCGGCACCGCCATCTGCCGCAAGCTGCACGACCTCGGCCACACCGTGATTGCCGGCTGCGGCCCCAACGCCGACGGCGAAGGCTGGCTTGCCGCCCAGCGGGCCGACGGCTACCGCTTCACCTTGTCGCACGCCGACATCACCGACTGGGATGCCGCCAAGGCGGCCTTCGATCGCGTCCACGACGAATTCGGCCGCGTCGACATTCTCGTCAACAACGCCGGCATCACCCGCGATGCCGTCTTCCGCAAGATGACCCTGGCCGATTGGCGGGCGGTCATCGACACCAACCTCACCGGCCTCTTCATCGTCACCAAGCAGGTGATCGACGGCATGGCCGAACGCGGCTGGGGCCGCATCGTCAATATTTCCTCGATCAACGGCCAGAAGGGACAGTTCGGCCAGACCAACTATTCCGCCGCCAAGGCCGGCGTGCACGGCTTCACCATGGCGCTGGCGCAGGAGATGGCGGGCAAGGGCGTGACCGTCAACACCGTCGCCCCCGGCTACATCGCCACCGAAATGGTCATGGCGATCCGCGAAGACGTGCGCGACAAGTTGGTGGAGGCGATTCCCGTCAAGCGCCTGGGCCGGCCCGAGGAGATCGCCGCCATCGTTGCCTGGCTCGCCGGCGACGATGCGGCGTTCGCCACCGGCGCGATCTACCCCGTCAACGGCGGTATGCACATGCAGTGA
- a CDS encoding S-adenosylmethionine:tRNA ribosyltransferase-isomerase has product MSGRPVRRADFDFTLPPEQIAQHPTARRADARLLRLRGSGSELALDDLHIADLAEAFAPGDLLVCNDTRVIKARLFGERDSGGKVEALIERPVGAYGGPSGTRRALALLRASHAPKPGQRLHFGATGASAQFEAMVLGREGDLFELEFSAPLDRVLDEAGQIPLPPYIRHRPEDEDEARYQTVYAQAPGAVAAPTAGLHFDDALLARLRERGVQTAFVTLHVGAGTFQPVRVENLAEHRMHKERYVVSQATADAIAATRARGGRIVAVGTTSVRALESSVAKDGEHAGQVVAGAGETDLFILPGFRFQVVDRLLTNFHLPGSTLLMLVSAFGGMEPVRQAYEHAVRAGYRFFSYGDAMLLDREDPR; this is encoded by the coding sequence ATGAGCGGACGTCCGGTCCGACGCGCGGACTTCGATTTCACCCTGCCGCCGGAGCAGATCGCCCAGCACCCCACCGCCCGGCGTGCGGACGCGCGCCTGCTGCGCCTGCGCGGGTCGGGCTCCGAGCTTGCGCTGGACGATCTGCATATCGCCGATCTGGCGGAAGCCTTCGCTCCGGGCGATCTGCTCGTCTGCAACGACACGCGCGTGATCAAGGCGCGGCTGTTCGGCGAGCGCGACAGCGGCGGCAAGGTCGAGGCGCTGATCGAGCGTCCGGTGGGCGCCTACGGCGGACCCAGCGGGACACGGCGGGCCCTGGCCCTGCTGCGCGCGAGCCATGCCCCCAAGCCCGGCCAGCGCCTGCATTTCGGGGCCACGGGCGCAAGCGCGCAATTCGAGGCGATGGTCCTCGGGCGCGAAGGTGATCTGTTCGAACTGGAGTTCTCCGCCCCACTCGACCGCGTGCTGGACGAGGCCGGACAGATCCCGCTGCCCCCCTACATCCGGCATCGCCCCGAGGACGAGGACGAGGCGCGCTACCAGACGGTCTATGCCCAGGCCCCGGGCGCGGTGGCGGCGCCCACCGCGGGCTTGCATTTCGACGATGCGCTGCTCGCCCGACTGCGGGAGCGGGGGGTGCAGACGGCATTCGTCACCCTGCACGTGGGTGCCGGCACCTTCCAGCCGGTGCGGGTCGAGAACCTGGCGGAGCATCGGATGCACAAGGAGCGCTACGTCGTTTCCCAGGCCACGGCGGACGCGATCGCCGCGACGCGGGCGCGCGGCGGACGCATCGTGGCGGTGGGCACGACCAGCGTACGCGCGCTCGAATCGAGCGTGGCGAAGGACGGGGAACACGCCGGGCAGGTGGTGGCCGGGGCGGGCGAAACCGACCTCTTCATCCTGCCGGGATTCCGCTTCCAGGTCGTCGACCGCCTGCTGACCAACTTCCACCTGCCGGGATCGACGCTGCTCATGCTCGTCAGCGCCTTCGGCGGCATGGAACCGGTGCGGCAGGCCTATGAACACGCCGTCCGGGCCGGATACCGCTTCTTCAGCTACGGCGACGCGATGCTGCTCGACCGCGAGGATCCACGATGA
- a CDS encoding O-antigen export system ATP-binding protein rfbE, giving the protein MSARITLTNVHLDMPIFDISAQSLKKRVMRMGRRNRIAEDNTGVIIVKAIDDLSLTLESGDRLGLIGHNGAGKSTLLRVMAGIYPPTAGTIDVQGKTVPLLDIALGMDDQSTGRQNIRLRGLLLGMTDAEIRRKTDEIADFTELGDYLDLPLRTYSNGMRVRLAFAISTAVDAEILLLDEVLGVGDASFQEKANSRLRELHARSEVVVLAIHSEDAIRATCNKVLWMERGRVRMIGDTESVLSSYRKTSVGLVS; this is encoded by the coding sequence ATGTCCGCTCGCATAACCCTGACCAATGTCCACCTGGACATGCCCATCTTCGACATCTCGGCGCAGTCGCTCAAGAAGCGCGTGATGCGCATGGGCCGGCGCAATCGCATCGCTGAGGACAACACCGGGGTGATCATCGTCAAGGCGATCGACGACCTCAGCCTGACGCTGGAAAGCGGTGATCGCCTGGGGCTGATCGGCCACAACGGCGCCGGCAAAAGCACCCTGCTGCGCGTCATGGCCGGCATCTACCCGCCGACGGCCGGAACCATCGACGTGCAGGGAAAGACGGTGCCGCTCCTCGATATCGCGCTGGGCATGGACGATCAGTCGACCGGTCGTCAGAACATCCGCCTGCGCGGCCTGTTGCTCGGCATGACCGACGCCGAGATCCGGCGCAAGACCGATGAAATTGCCGACTTCACCGAGTTGGGAGATTACCTCGACCTACCCTTGCGGACGTACTCGAATGGCATGCGGGTGCGGCTGGCCTTCGCGATCTCGACCGCGGTGGACGCGGAGATCCTGTTGCTCGACGAGGTTCTGGGGGTGGGCGATGCGAGCTTTCAGGAGAAGGCGAACAGCCGATTGAGGGAGTTGCACGCACGGTCAGAAGTTGTTGTGTTGGCGATCCACTCAGAAGACGCAATTCGAGCTACTTGCAACAAGGTGCTCTGGATGGAGCGTGGGCGTGTTCGGATGATCGGCGATACCGAATCTGTTTTAAGTTCCTACCGGAAAACATCGGTGGGGCTCGTGAGCTGA
- a CDS encoding pseudouridine synthase, whose protein sequence is MAESGLPAGVALPPPPRAGEGEKGCGPSARREDLPPLPRAGEGGGEGVDVGTAEGDEVAYVVEAADAGLRLDKFLALRRPEVSRSRVQRWIEGGAVTRNGAPARARDAVQAGDTVALAEVVDPEDSAYAPEAMPIPVVWEDDSILVLDKPAGLVVHPGAGNWSGTLLNGLLAYDPALARVPRAGIVHRLDAGTSGLMVVARTIAAQTDLVRQLQERTVLREYWALVAGETPPSGTIDAALARDPRNPLRFRVSESAHARPARTRFRRIRTWTLESTGSHGSCLVSWVACRLETGRTHQIRVHMESIGHPLLGDPVYRRHLPATCNGQSWLGHQALHACRLALVHPRRRETMEWFAPPPPDLRELMRSLGATEAELSAPHPEGPAEIAPLSRGAGRG, encoded by the coding sequence ATGGCGGAGTCGGGCCTACCGGCCGGGGTTGCCCTGCCCCCTCCCCCCCGCGCGGGAGAGGGCGAAAAGGGATGTGGACCATCGGCGCGCAGGGAGGACCTGCCCCCTCTCCCGCGTGCGGGAGAGGGCGGGGGTGAGGGTGTCGATGTCGGGACGGCAGAGGGCGACGAGGTTGCCTACGTCGTCGAAGCCGCCGACGCCGGGCTGCGCCTCGACAAATTCCTCGCCCTGCGCCGCCCCGAGGTGTCGCGCAGCCGGGTCCAGCGCTGGATCGAAGGTGGCGCGGTGACGCGCAACGGCGCGCCCGCTCGTGCGCGCGACGCCGTGCAGGCAGGCGATACCGTTGCCCTCGCCGAGGTCGTGGACCCGGAGGACAGCGCCTACGCGCCCGAGGCCATGCCGATTCCGGTGGTCTGGGAGGACGATTCGATCCTGGTTCTCGACAAGCCGGCGGGGCTGGTCGTCCACCCCGGCGCCGGCAACTGGAGCGGGACCCTGCTCAACGGCCTGCTCGCCTACGACCCGGCGCTGGCGCGCGTGCCGCGTGCCGGCATCGTGCATCGCCTCGACGCCGGCACCTCGGGCCTGATGGTGGTGGCGCGGACCATCGCCGCCCAGACCGACCTCGTGCGGCAGTTGCAGGAGCGCACGGTGCTGCGGGAGTACTGGGCGCTGGTCGCCGGCGAAACCCCGCCGTCCGGAACCATCGACGCCGCGCTCGCGCGCGACCCCCGCAATCCGCTGCGGTTCCGGGTCAGCGAATCGGCCCACGCGCGGCCGGCCCGCACCCGGTTCCGCCGCATCCGGACCTGGACGCTCGAATCGACGGGGAGCCACGGGTCCTGCCTCGTGTCCTGGGTCGCCTGCCGGCTCGAAACCGGACGTACGCACCAGATCCGGGTGCACATGGAATCGATCGGACATCCCTTGCTCGGCGACCCGGTCTACCGTCGTCACCTTCCGGCAACGTGCAACGGGCAGTCTTGGCTCGGGCACCAGGCGCTGCATGCCTGCCGCCTGGCCCTGGTCCACCCCCGCCGTCGCGAAACGATGGAATGGTTCGCCCCCCCGCCGCCGGACCTGCGCGAGCTGATGCGATCGCTGGGCGCAACGGAGGCGGAACTTTCGGCGCCGCATCCCGAGGGGCCTGCGGAGATTGCCCCCCTCTCCCGCGGAGCGGGGCGAGGGTGA
- a CDS encoding ABC-2 type transporter has product MSSLSRAIVDLSESLRAWRLWSLLGWLEIRQRYSRSKLGPLWLTISMGVMVGTLGLVYGTLFGQKLADYLPMIAVGLVVWNLFSSIVSEGSQAYMASANYIRQVRTPRLIYMLQVAWRNLVIFAHNFVIIVIVLLVFGVKSWAALPLAVPGLVLLVLNALWMGALAGLVSARFRDLPQIINALLQVAFYVTPILFSGQMLRGKHHWIVALNPLAYWVDAVRQPLMGVAPSGLTWELSIGTALGGWALMLALTGRYHKRIPYWV; this is encoded by the coding sequence TTGTCTTCGCTTTCCCGCGCCATCGTCGACCTGTCCGAAAGCCTGCGGGCCTGGCGCCTGTGGTCCCTGCTCGGCTGGCTGGAGATCCGCCAGCGCTACTCGCGCTCCAAGCTTGGCCCGCTATGGCTGACCATCAGCATGGGCGTGATGGTGGGCACGCTGGGCCTCGTGTACGGCACCCTCTTCGGGCAGAAGCTTGCCGACTACCTTCCCATGATCGCGGTCGGCCTGGTGGTCTGGAACCTGTTCTCGTCGATCGTCAGCGAGGGCAGCCAGGCCTACATGGCGAGCGCCAACTACATCCGCCAGGTGCGGACGCCGCGGCTGATCTACATGCTGCAGGTTGCCTGGCGCAACCTGGTGATTTTTGCGCACAACTTCGTCATCATCGTCATCGTGCTGCTGGTCTTCGGCGTCAAGTCCTGGGCCGCGCTGCCGCTGGCCGTTCCCGGCCTCGTCCTGCTGGTGCTGAACGCACTATGGATGGGGGCGCTCGCAGGGCTGGTTTCCGCCCGCTTCCGCGACCTGCCGCAGATCATCAATGCGCTGCTGCAGGTGGCCTTCTACGTCACGCCCATTCTCTTCAGCGGCCAGATGCTGCGCGGCAAGCATCACTGGATCGTAGCGCTCAATCCCCTGGCGTACTGGGTCGATGCCGTCCGCCAACCGTTGATGGGTGTCGCGCCGTCGGGGCTGACCTGGGAGCTATCGATCGGCACCGCGCTGGGCGGATGGGCGTTGATGCTGGCGCTCACCGGCCGCTATCACAAGCGCATCCCGTATTGGGTCTGA
- a CDS encoding poly(3-hydroxyalkanoate) synthetase, whose translation MTDSTDNTPPDRFREMREAYLQRLDALWRDLFEHPERITAPIADSRFADPAWQENPLASFAARAHLINAEAMRELAAAIETEPKFKTRLQFLASQWADAMAPSNFLAWNPKAQKRAVETGGASLLQGMQNLLADLAKGRISQVDESAFEVGRNVATTEGAVVYENEVIQLIQYRPRTAKVRSRPLLVVPPCINKYYILDLQPDNSFLRYCVEQGNTVFVVSWRNPQAEQGGWTWDDYVEQGPIAAIGAVREIAKADTVNVLGYCIGGTLLATALAVLAARGETPAESLTLLTPLLDFTDTGLLDVFVDEAHVAMREATIGRGGLMPGRDLANAFSALRPNDLVWNYVVNNYLEGRQPPAFDLLYWNADSTNLPGPMFAWYLRNTYLENNLIRPGRVSCCGQPVDLRRIQAPTYVFGAREDHIVPWRAAHAAARTLTGAAERRFALGASGHIAGTINPVSRNRRSYWVAPEPAAPRRKARTSSRRAAQRLPDPDAWLAGAEEHPGSWWADWDRWLARFAGDEKAAPRQLGNRKYPPIEPAPGRYVKERDVPHDPLSRDGGRGRG comes from the coding sequence GTGACCGACTCGACCGACAACACGCCCCCCGACCGCTTCCGCGAAATGCGCGAGGCGTACCTGCAGCGCTTGGACGCGCTCTGGCGGGATCTGTTCGAGCACCCCGAGCGCATCACCGCGCCGATCGCCGACAGCCGCTTCGCCGACCCCGCCTGGCAGGAGAACCCGCTGGCGTCGTTCGCGGCGCGCGCCCACCTGATCAACGCCGAGGCGATGCGCGAATTGGCCGCGGCGATCGAAACCGAGCCCAAGTTCAAGACCCGCCTGCAGTTCCTCGCATCGCAATGGGCCGACGCCATGGCGCCGTCGAATTTCCTGGCATGGAATCCGAAGGCGCAGAAGCGCGCCGTCGAAACCGGCGGCGCAAGCCTGCTGCAGGGCATGCAGAACCTGCTTGCGGACCTCGCCAAGGGCCGGATCTCGCAGGTCGATGAGTCGGCGTTCGAGGTCGGCCGCAACGTCGCCACCACCGAAGGGGCGGTGGTGTACGAAAACGAGGTCATCCAACTCATCCAGTACCGGCCGCGCACGGCCAAGGTGCGCAGCCGTCCGCTGCTGGTCGTGCCGCCCTGCATCAACAAGTACTACATCCTCGATCTGCAGCCGGACAACTCGTTTTTGCGCTATTGCGTCGAGCAGGGCAACACCGTGTTCGTCGTGTCCTGGCGCAATCCGCAGGCCGAACAGGGGGGCTGGACCTGGGACGACTATGTCGAGCAAGGACCGATCGCCGCGATCGGCGCGGTGCGGGAGATCGCCAAGGCGGACACCGTCAACGTGCTCGGCTATTGCATCGGCGGCACGCTGCTCGCGACCGCACTGGCGGTGCTCGCCGCGCGCGGCGAGACGCCGGCGGAAAGCCTGACGCTGCTGACGCCGCTGCTGGATTTCACCGACACGGGCCTGCTCGACGTGTTCGTCGACGAAGCCCACGTCGCGATGCGCGAAGCGACGATCGGCCGCGGCGGCCTGATGCCGGGACGCGATCTGGCGAACGCCTTTTCCGCGCTGCGTCCCAACGATCTGGTCTGGAACTACGTCGTCAACAATTATCTCGAAGGGCGGCAGCCGCCGGCCTTCGATCTGCTTTACTGGAACGCCGACAGCACCAACCTGCCGGGGCCGATGTTCGCCTGGTACTTGCGCAACACCTACCTGGAAAACAACCTGATCCGCCCCGGCCGGGTCTCGTGCTGCGGCCAACCGGTCGACCTGCGTCGCATCCAGGCGCCGACCTACGTGTTCGGCGCCCGCGAGGACCACATCGTGCCCTGGCGCGCGGCCCATGCCGCCGCTCGCACCCTGACCGGCGCCGCCGAACGCCGGTTCGCCCTGGGTGCAAGCGGCCACATCGCCGGAACCATCAACCCGGTGTCGAGGAACCGGCGGAGTTACTGGGTCGCGCCGGAGCCCGCCGCCCCCAGGCGGAAGGCCCGTACGTCGTCCCGCCGCGCGGCGCAGCGCCTGCCCGATCCCGATGCCTGGCTCGCCGGCGCCGAGGAGCATCCCGGCAGCTGGTGGGCGGATTGGGATCGCTGGCTCGCCCGCTTCGCCGGCGACGAGAAAGCCGCCCCCAGACAGCTCGGCAACCGCAAGTACCCGCCCATCGAACCGGCACCCGGCCGGTACGTGAAAGAGCGCGACGTTCCGCATGACCCCCTCTCCCGCGACGGCGGGAGAGGGCGGGGGTGA
- a CDS encoding polyhydroxyalkanoate synthesis repressor PhaR, which yields MSATRIIKKYPNRRLYDTQTSSYITLADVKQLVLDQVEFQVVDAKSAEDLTRCILLQIILEEEQEGAPMFTSPVLCQIIRFYGNTMQGMMGSYLEKNVQAFIEIQQKLQEQSRAFYDNNRIGPEAWTQFLHLQAPMIQTMMSSYIEQSKNLFVQMQENMQSQARSMFSVFPFAASVKPEATKPQPEPEKKDG from the coding sequence ATGAGTGCGACGCGCATCATCAAGAAGTACCCGAATCGCCGCCTGTACGACACCCAGACCAGCAGCTACATCACGTTGGCCGACGTCAAGCAGCTCGTGCTGGATCAGGTGGAGTTCCAGGTGGTCGATGCGAAGTCCGCCGAAGACCTCACCCGCTGCATCCTGCTGCAGATCATCCTCGAAGAGGAGCAGGAGGGCGCGCCGATGTTCACCTCGCCGGTGCTCTGCCAGATCATCCGCTTCTACGGCAACACCATGCAGGGCATGATGGGGTCGTATCTGGAAAAGAACGTCCAGGCGTTCATCGAGATCCAGCAGAAGCTCCAGGAACAGAGCCGCGCGTTCTACGACAACAACCGCATCGGGCCCGAAGCCTGGACGCAGTTCCTGCACCTGCAGGCGCCGATGATCCAGACGATGATGTCGAGCTACATCGAGCAGAGCAAGAACCTCTTCGTGCAGATGCAGGAGAACATGCAGAGCCAGGCCCGCTCGATGTTCTCGGTGTTCCCTTTCGCGGCTTCGGTCAAGCCGGAAGCCACCAAACCCCAGCCCGAACCGGAAAAGAAGGACGGCTGA
- a CDS encoding filamentation induced by cAMP protein Fic has translation MRSTLRRFSDGKAAIPPATAWYLSDLGEFRGKQELYTRQAPQRLKVLREHALIESAVSSNRIEGVSVEPSRVRDVLASPKPLFQDGLSRVHRAGW, from the coding sequence ATGAGGAGCACCCTGAGACGTTTTTCCGATGGTAAAGCAGCAATCCCTCCCGCCACTGCCTGGTACCTTTCCGACCTCGGTGAATTCCGTGGCAAGCAGGAGCTTTACACCCGCCAGGCGCCGCAGCGTCTCAAGGTCTTGCGCGAACACGCGTTGATCGAAAGCGCGGTGTCGTCGAACCGCATCGAGGGCGTCTCCGTCGAGCCTTCGCGCGTGCGCGACGTGCTCGCATCGCCCAAACCGCTGTTTCAAGACGGCCTATCGAGAGTTCATCGAGCGGGTTGGTGA
- a CDS encoding glycosyl transferase family 2, translated as MTVGAPENPSRDGGAPDPGADSAPQWTVSVVSHGQATLCSRLLDDLARLAPPTLAKVIVTVNVPESEPRLGTLPFDLQFVRNGRPKGFGANHNQAFACSATPYFAVLNPDLRIPQDPFPEIRRRLADAAVGVVSPLVLEADGVVADHARRLLTPGDLLRRRVPGWGRGWRATGARVASRSRRNIAAPPDWLAGMFLAFRAETYRVLEGFDERFHMYCEDADLCVRAQLAGLRIEVAEEARVVHLAQRASRHRPRYLFWHLRSLAKFWASPAYRNYRDSLASGPPEPGVAKPGATPKAARAR; from the coding sequence GTGACCGTGGGTGCACCGGAAAATCCATCCCGCGACGGCGGGGCGCCGGACCCCGGCGCCGATTCCGCGCCGCAGTGGACGGTTTCGGTCGTCAGCCACGGCCAGGCGACCCTCTGTTCCCGTCTGCTCGACGATCTCGCCCGCCTGGCGCCGCCGACCCTGGCCAAGGTGATCGTGACGGTCAACGTGCCCGAGTCCGAGCCGCGCCTCGGCACCTTGCCGTTCGATCTGCAGTTCGTCCGCAACGGCCGGCCCAAGGGCTTCGGCGCCAACCACAATCAGGCCTTTGCCTGCAGCGCTACCCCCTATTTCGCGGTGCTCAATCCGGACCTGCGCATTCCCCAGGATCCGTTTCCCGAGATCCGGCGCCGCCTGGCGGATGCCGCCGTGGGCGTGGTCTCCCCCCTGGTGCTGGAGGCGGACGGCGTTGTCGCCGACCACGCGCGGCGCCTGCTGACGCCCGGCGACCTGCTGCGCCGCCGCGTTCCGGGGTGGGGTCGGGGTTGGCGCGCGACCGGCGCCCGCGTCGCGTCCCGGAGTCGCCGGAACATCGCCGCGCCGCCGGACTGGCTGGCGGGCATGTTCCTGGCGTTCCGCGCCGAAACCTACCGGGTGCTCGAAGGATTCGACGAGCGTTTCCACATGTATTGCGAGGACGCCGACCTGTGCGTGCGCGCGCAACTCGCCGGATTGCGGATCGAGGTCGCCGAGGAGGCCCGGGTCGTGCACCTCGCCCAGCGCGCCTCCCGGCACCGGCCCAGGTACCTGTTCTGGCATCTGCGCAGTCTGGCGAAGTTCTGGGCTTCCCCGGCATATCGGAATTATCGGGATTCGCTGGCGTCCGGGCCGCCGGAACCCGGCGTTGCGAAACCCGGCGCCACCCCGAAGGCCGCGCGCGCGCGGTGA
- a CDS encoding acetyl-CoA acetyltransferase: MTEIVILSAVRTPIGKFGGSLARHAAVDLGAIVVREALARARIAPDAVDEVILGQVLTAGAGQNPARQAAVRAGVPVQVPAMTVNQVCGSGLRAVMLAAQAVANGDARVVVAGGQESMSRAPHLLAGARDGIRMGDATLLDSMIRDGLWDAFDDVHMGITAENVAREHGISRAMQDEFAAASQRKAAAAQQAGRFRDEIVAVPLPQKKGEPVVPFAEDETIRPATTTETLARLRPAFDPDGTVTAGNASGINDGAAAVVVTTAEYAREIGAPVLARIAGFAAAGVEPRVMGMGPVPAVRRALAKTGWRAQDLDLLEINEAFAAQACAVNREMDWDPARVNVNGGAIALGHPIGASGCRILVTLLHEMARQNATRGVTRGAQRGLASLCVGGGMGVALAVER, from the coding sequence ATGACCGAAATCGTGATTCTCTCCGCCGTCCGCACTCCCATCGGGAAGTTCGGTGGCAGCCTCGCCCGGCATGCCGCCGTGGATCTCGGCGCGATCGTCGTGCGCGAAGCGCTCGCCCGCGCGCGGATCGCTCCCGACGCGGTCGACGAAGTGATCCTCGGCCAGGTGCTCACCGCCGGCGCGGGGCAGAACCCGGCGCGGCAGGCGGCGGTGCGCGCCGGCGTGCCGGTGCAGGTTCCCGCCATGACGGTCAACCAGGTCTGCGGCAGCGGCCTGCGCGCCGTGATGCTCGCCGCGCAGGCCGTCGCCAACGGCGATGCGCGCGTGGTCGTGGCCGGCGGCCAGGAGAGCATGAGTCGGGCGCCGCACCTGCTCGCCGGCGCGCGCGACGGCATTCGGATGGGGGACGCCACGCTCCTCGACAGCATGATCCGCGACGGCCTCTGGGACGCGTTCGACGACGTGCACATGGGCATCACCGCGGAAAACGTCGCCCGCGAACACGGCATCTCGCGCGCGATGCAGGACGAATTCGCTGCCGCCTCGCAGCGCAAGGCGGCCGCCGCGCAGCAGGCCGGCCGCTTCCGCGACGAGATCGTCGCGGTGCCGCTGCCGCAGAAGAAGGGCGAGCCGGTGGTGCCGTTCGCCGAGGACGAAACCATCCGCCCGGCCACGACGACCGAAACCCTTGCCCGCCTGCGCCCCGCGTTCGACCCCGACGGCACCGTCACCGCGGGCAACGCCTCGGGCATCAACGACGGCGCCGCCGCCGTGGTCGTCACGACCGCGGAGTACGCCCGCGAAATCGGCGCGCCGGTGCTCGCCCGCATCGCCGGCTTCGCCGCCGCCGGCGTGGAGCCGCGCGTGATGGGCATGGGTCCCGTGCCCGCCGTGCGCCGCGCATTGGCGAAGACCGGCTGGCGCGCGCAGGACCTCGACCTGCTCGAGATCAACGAAGCCTTCGCCGCCCAGGCCTGCGCGGTGAATCGCGAAATGGACTGGGACCCCGCCCGGGTCAACGTCAACGGCGGCGCGATCGCCCTCGGCCACCCCATCGGTGCCTCCGGCTGCCGGATCCTCGTCACGCTGCTGCATGAAATGGCGCGGCAGAATGCCACCCGCGGTGTGACCCGCGGCGCCCAGCGCGGCCTTGCCTCCCTCTGCGTCGGCGGCGGCATGGGGGTCGCATTGGCGGTGGAGCGGTAG
- a CDS encoding outer membrane protein assembly factor BamD (Precursor): MLLAGCGLTSLEKDPTSKWGPDKLYNEARGELNNGAWDKARGLFEKLEIRYPFGAYAQQAQIEIAYCYFKSGDPTDALMATDRFLRLYPDSSKTAYVYYLRGLINFIRPPWLVGRALHYQISERDPEAIRQSFEAFKEVVTRYPDSRYYKDSLQRMIFLRNALADHEVHVADYYYRRGAYLSAVARAEIAIRTYDGAPSLDHALGIVVRSYKHLGMTKLQKDAERVLRASYPRSPELKDL, encoded by the coding sequence ATGCTGCTGGCCGGGTGCGGTCTGACCAGCCTCGAGAAGGATCCTACCTCGAAGTGGGGGCCAGACAAGCTCTACAACGAGGCGCGCGGCGAACTCAACAACGGCGCCTGGGACAAGGCCCGCGGCCTGTTCGAGAAGCTCGAGATCCGCTATCCGTTCGGTGCCTATGCCCAGCAGGCCCAGATCGAGATCGCATACTGCTATTTCAAGTCGGGCGATCCGACCGACGCGCTGATGGCGACGGACCGGTTCCTCCGGCTGTACCCCGACAGCTCGAAAACCGCGTACGTCTACTACCTGCGCGGCCTCATCAACTTCATCCGGCCGCCGTGGCTGGTCGGTCGGGCGCTGCACTACCAGATCAGCGAGCGCGACCCCGAAGCCATCCGCCAATCGTTCGAGGCGTTCAAGGAAGTCGTCACGCGCTATCCGGACAGCCGCTACTACAAGGACTCGCTGCAACGCATGATCTTCCTGCGCAACGCGCTGGCGGATCACGAGGTGCACGTGGCGGACTATTACTATCGGCGCGGCGCGTATCTCAGCGCGGTCGCGCGGGCGGAGATCGCGATTCGCACGTACGACGGCGCCCCGTCGCTCGATCACGCGCTGGGAATCGTGGTCCGTTCGTACAAGCACCTGGGCATGACGAAACTGCAGAAGGACGCCGAGCGGGTGCTGCGGGCAAGCTATCCGCGCAGCCCCGAACTCAAGGACTTATGA
- a CDS encoding filamentation induced by cAMP protein Fic, whose translation MVLEAIAGIPGTFSLADLERACPGVSRDMIRRVLNTQKGQVVECIGRGPGALWQRKGNSRERVQ comes from the coding sequence ATGGTATTGGAGGCGATCGCCGGGATTCCCGGAACATTTTCCCTGGCCGACCTGGAGCGCGCCTGCCCGGGGGTGAGCCGGGACATGATCCGGCGCGTGCTGAATACGCAGAAAGGGCAGGTGGTGGAGTGCATAGGGCGCGGCCCCGGGGCCCTCTGGCAGAGAAAGGGTAATTCGCGCGAAAGAGTGCAATAA